One Erysipelothrix amsterdamensis DNA window includes the following coding sequences:
- a CDS encoding sensor histidine kinase: MRSYGNISLAICMILSSILVLFSRRFDFEAYVSYLFMLLVMFISFKIIYKISTTMAAYASVRHVFYFYTVRAFVFCMYSLITGMPIRYIASGKMSDLISFQTTCIFVIVLFIILQKFSVTTSRIQALFRNTDQVLFVTTMKLSLGFYLTIVSFGGRYTANDQWFTLMYLFTCIVVMGVAAIVVANSVRSCEALEYEKQTVALQKQLDMQVKHYKSYQVYTQSFREFRHDYKNTLSTINTLLRKNDYETAIHILDEMGVQMSDGLTTHPTYSNYGLLDAIMQEFANTCTNDGITFECTLYWDETIKLTELEIVRIFTNLLKNAYEAVLLLPKEQRFVTVKSKLRDHWIDVMISNRFDGIYHEDLESTKTTDKGSRGLGSKIVRKTIEQLGGVTTWSVDDDVFKVVMNFPREHPVES; the protein is encoded by the coding sequence TATTTCGTTGGCAATTTGTATGATTTTAAGTTCGATATTAGTTCTTTTTTCGCGACGCTTTGATTTTGAAGCATACGTCAGCTATCTTTTCATGCTTTTAGTTATGTTTATTAGTTTTAAAATTATTTATAAAATATCAACGACAATGGCTGCATATGCAAGTGTTCGGCATGTATTCTATTTCTATACTGTACGCGCTTTTGTGTTTTGTATGTATTCGTTAATTACAGGTATGCCAATTCGTTATATTGCATCGGGAAAGATGAGTGACTTGATCAGCTTTCAAACTACTTGTATTTTTGTGATTGTTTTATTTATAATTCTTCAAAAATTTTCTGTTACGACATCCCGAATTCAGGCTTTATTTCGGAATACAGATCAAGTTTTATTTGTGACGACTATGAAATTATCCCTGGGTTTTTATTTGACAATTGTTAGTTTTGGGGGGCGTTATACAGCCAATGATCAATGGTTCACGCTTATGTATCTCTTTACTTGTATCGTGGTTATGGGGGTCGCTGCAATTGTAGTAGCAAATTCCGTAAGATCGTGTGAAGCACTAGAATATGAAAAACAAACTGTCGCGCTTCAAAAACAATTGGATATGCAGGTAAAACACTATAAGTCGTATCAAGTTTATACACAATCGTTTCGTGAGTTTCGTCATGATTATAAAAATACACTCTCAACTATCAATACCTTGTTAAGAAAAAATGATTATGAAACGGCAATTCATATTTTAGATGAGATGGGGGTTCAAATGTCTGATGGTTTAACGACTCATCCGACATATTCGAATTATGGTTTACTGGATGCGATTATGCAGGAATTTGCGAATACGTGTACCAATGACGGAATTACCTTTGAATGTACACTCTACTGGGATGAAACGATTAAATTAACGGAGCTTGAAATCGTGCGCATTTTTACAAATCTCCTTAAGAATGCATATGAAGCAGTATTGCTTTTACCGAAAGAACAGCGTTTCGTTACAGTTAAATCGAAACTTCGTGATCATTGGATTGATGTCATGATTTCCAATCGTTTCGATGGGATTTATCATGAAGATTTGGAGAGCACCAAAACAACGGATAAAGGGTCACGAGGACTTGGATCTAAAATTGTTCGCAAAACCATTGAACAACTAGGTGGAGTAACAACTTGGTCAGTCGATGACGATGTATTTAAGGTTGTTATGAATTTCCCTCGAGAACATCCAGTAGAATCATAA
- a CDS encoding IS3-like element ISErh1 family transposase (programmed frameshift) has product MGTRTMHSYETKMKVIEMKLAGYSSRFIQTELGIKNVTQVKTWWRWYRNGEHYRFSQPVGKQYTFGKGPEGDTVEETQRLRIKSLEQQIELFKKVFGKRKDVVPEIIIKLVEEYRNTVSIKDILNLFGVPKSTYYRWTKKEQLESNNYSVNEALVIELCKENKFRYGYRKITALIRKERIINKNTVQKIMQKHQCQCRVKVKRYRKNKNPKIIMPNIINRDFKSLRPLEKLVTDITYIPYGHKMLYLSTIMDLYNGEIIASTLSDRQNLECVVDTLNQLPDIVQPCILHSDQGSVYTSKEYQLKVKNKSITMSMSRKGTPADNAPIESFHASLKCETFELNPELKGSTEIVSQTVINYLKYYNENRIQEKLGYQSPVNYRLTSS; this is encoded by the exons ATGGGAACACGAACTATGCATAGCTATGAGACAAAGATGAAAGTTATAGAAATGAAATTGGCAGGCTACTCAAGCAGGTTTATTCAGACTGAACTTGGAATAAAAAATGTAACACAAGTCAAAACATGGTGGAGATGGTATCGAAATGGTGAACACTATCGATTTTCTCAACCGGTAGGCAAGCAATATACTTTTGGAAAAGGGCCTGAAGGAGACACGGTCGAAGAAACACAAAGACTTAGAATTAAATCTTTGGAGCAACAAATTGAACTAT TTAAAAAAGTATTTGGAAAGAGAAAGGATGTGGTTCCTGAAATAATCATCAAGCTCGTTGAAGAGTATCGCAACACTGTATCTATTAAAGATATCTTGAATCTTTTTGGGGTACCTAAGTCAACGTATTACCGTTGGACTAAAAAAGAGCAACTAGAGTCTAATAATTATTCTGTCAATGAAGCATTAGTAATTGAACTTTGTAAAGAAAATAAATTTCGTTATGGATATCGAAAAATAACTGCATTAATTCGAAAAGAAAGAATTATCAATAAGAACACTGTTCAAAAAATAATGCAGAAACACCAATGTCAATGCCGTGTTAAGGTCAAACGGTATAGAAAAAACAAAAATCCGAAGATCATTATGCCCAATATCATTAATCGCGACTTTAAATCACTACGTCCTCTAGAGAAATTGGTGACAGATATCACTTACATCCCTTATGGCCATAAGATGCTCTATTTATCAACGATCATGGATTTATATAATGGTGAGATTATTGCGTCTACATTGAGTGACAGACAAAACCTAGAATGTGTGGTTGATACATTAAATCAACTTCCGGATATCGTTCAGCCATGTATTCTTCATTCTGATCAAGGGAGTGTCTATACATCAAAAGAGTATCAACTCAAAGTAAAAAATAAAAGCATTACCATGAGTATGTCCCGTAAGGGGACACCCGCTGATAATGCTCCTATCGAATCGTTTCATGCCTCGCTAAAGTGTGAAACATTCGAATTAAACCCAGAACTAAAGGGTTCTACTGAAATTGTATCACAAACTGTGATAAACTATTTAAAATATTACAATGAAAATCGAATACAAGAAAAGCTAGGATATCAATCTCCCGTAAATTATCGGTTAACTTCATCCTAA